From Humibacter ginsenosidimutans, a single genomic window includes:
- a CDS encoding CGNR zinc finger domain-containing protein has protein sequence MAHDATIGRATEPAVAAEDASRQFRLDNEVLAFRFAATVSHRAGSAPFERLVSPERMRLWMLATGLDLTRDVSSKELATAIALREAIYRAGSAIARAVVPSASDVDIINTAAAAGRPVARLVEQKSRWMLDPRHPVTDALAVIAADAIAVLGTSAAGRVKTCEGVDCAGLFLDTSRGGNRRWCSMNTCGNKAKKSRMARH, from the coding sequence ATGGCACACGACGCGACGATTGGCCGCGCAACCGAGCCCGCCGTGGCAGCAGAGGATGCCTCGCGACAGTTCCGCCTCGACAACGAAGTGCTGGCGTTCCGCTTCGCCGCCACGGTCAGCCACCGTGCCGGCTCGGCTCCCTTCGAACGATTGGTCTCACCGGAGCGCATGAGGCTCTGGATGCTCGCGACCGGCCTCGACCTCACCCGTGACGTCAGCTCGAAAGAGCTCGCCACCGCCATCGCCCTGCGCGAGGCCATCTACCGCGCGGGCTCCGCGATCGCGCGAGCCGTCGTTCCGTCCGCATCAGACGTGGACATCATCAACACCGCTGCCGCGGCCGGTCGTCCTGTCGCGCGACTCGTCGAGCAGAAGAGCCGATGGATGCTCGACCCCAGGCATCCCGTCACCGACGCCCTCGCGGTGATCGCCGCCGATGCGATCGCCGTTCTCGGAACATCGGCCGCAGGGCGGGTCAAGACCTGCGAGGGCGTCGACTGCGCAGGACTGTTCCTCGACACGAGCAGGGGCGGCAACCGTCGATGGTGCTCGATGAACACCTGCGGCAACAAGGCCAAGAAGTCCCGCATGGCGCGGCACTGA
- a CDS encoding NAD(P)-dependent oxidoreductase — MSSIAVIGLGAMGRPIARNLLAAGHDVIVWNRSPDPEAQLVAMGARSASSVADALRAGVVFSTLSNDDAVADVFLDSGVLGGAPTGTVHVNLSTVSAELARSAADVHAAHGVGYVAAPVFGRAPVAEAGKLNVLAAGDPGLIERVQPFFDVIGSRTWRLGDRPEQANVVKIIGNYLIAAAIQSLGEAVSLAERTGVDAAQLIELLTTTLFPGQVYASYGALIAERRYQPAAFTTTLGRKDLHLALDAAAEHDLTMPTGELLREVFDLAVRDGHGDDDWASIAEQQPRARRD, encoded by the coding sequence ATGAGCAGCATCGCCGTCATCGGACTCGGCGCGATGGGACGCCCCATCGCCCGCAACCTTCTGGCAGCAGGACACGACGTGATCGTCTGGAACCGCTCCCCCGATCCCGAGGCGCAACTCGTGGCCATGGGTGCACGTTCGGCGTCGAGCGTCGCCGATGCGCTGCGCGCGGGCGTCGTGTTCTCGACGCTGTCGAACGACGACGCCGTGGCCGACGTCTTCCTCGACTCGGGAGTGCTCGGGGGTGCGCCGACGGGAACCGTGCACGTGAACCTGTCGACGGTGAGCGCCGAGCTCGCCCGCTCGGCGGCCGACGTGCACGCTGCGCACGGCGTCGGCTACGTCGCCGCGCCCGTGTTCGGCCGTGCACCCGTTGCGGAAGCGGGAAAACTGAACGTGCTCGCCGCCGGGGATCCCGGGCTCATCGAGCGCGTTCAGCCGTTCTTCGACGTGATCGGCTCCCGCACCTGGCGCCTCGGTGACCGGCCCGAGCAGGCGAACGTCGTGAAGATCATCGGCAACTACCTCATCGCCGCAGCGATCCAGTCCCTCGGGGAGGCCGTGAGCCTGGCCGAGCGGACCGGCGTCGACGCAGCGCAGCTGATCGAGCTTCTGACCACGACGCTCTTCCCCGGCCAGGTCTACGCCTCCTACGGTGCGCTGATCGCCGAGCGCCGCTACCAGCCGGCGGCGTTCACCACCACGCTCGGCCGCAAAGACCTTCACCTCGCCCTCGACGCGGCGGCCGAGCATGACCTGACGATGCCCACAGGAGAGCTGCTGCGGGAGGTCTTCGATCTGGCCGTGCGTGACGGGCACGGCGACGACGACTGGGCATCCATCGCCGAACAGCAACCGCGCGCGCGGCGCGACTGA
- a CDS encoding formylglycine-generating enzyme family protein produces MADIELARIEGGSVTLHDARRKARRAVELEPFDLGVYAVTQEQLAELIGETASHPRRPAVEVSWLRAIRVCNAASEWEGLEPAYSFDGEDVTWHVDSDGFRLPTEAEWEFACRAGSAGPHYGPLAEVAWTATDGVSSPQNVGAKHPNLNGLFDTLGNVWEWCWDLLDPARYGAYRVFRGGGFADDAWSVRASTRRGGDARTYQDDVGFRLARGGFDSEDEAQGWSAADDRERAMTNALLPPGWTPLR; encoded by the coding sequence ATGGCCGACATCGAGCTCGCACGCATCGAGGGCGGCTCGGTGACCTTGCACGACGCACGACGCAAGGCGAGGCGCGCGGTCGAACTCGAGCCCTTCGATCTCGGCGTCTACGCGGTCACGCAGGAGCAGCTCGCGGAGCTCATCGGCGAGACGGCCTCCCATCCACGCCGGCCGGCAGTCGAGGTGAGCTGGCTGCGCGCCATCCGGGTCTGCAACGCGGCATCCGAGTGGGAAGGCCTCGAGCCCGCCTATTCCTTCGATGGCGAGGATGTCACGTGGCACGTCGACTCCGACGGCTTCCGCCTGCCCACAGAGGCGGAGTGGGAATTCGCGTGCCGAGCGGGATCCGCGGGGCCGCACTACGGTCCGCTCGCGGAGGTCGCCTGGACGGCTACGGACGGCGTGAGCTCACCGCAGAATGTGGGGGCGAAGCATCCGAACCTCAACGGCCTTTTCGACACGCTCGGCAACGTGTGGGAGTGGTGCTGGGACCTGCTCGACCCCGCCCGCTACGGCGCCTATCGCGTGTTCCGAGGCGGTGGATTCGCGGATGACGCGTGGAGCGTGCGGGCATCCACCCGTCGTGGAGGGGATGCCCGCACCTACCAAGACGACGTCGGCTTCCGTCTGGCGCGCGGCGGCTTCGACTCCGAGGACGAGGCGCAGGGCTGGTCCGCCGCCGACGACCGGGAGCGCGCCATGACCAACGCACTGCTGCCGCCTGGCTGGACGCCGCTGCGCTGA
- a CDS encoding mechanosensitive ion channel family protein, with protein MATPNASDAAGFLAGLDPWDVVFAVLSVVLGIVLGVLARRGTTAVLARVPNLTPAVAKRIASGVRTTLILLGVGIALSFLGAPIQPVIALAIVLGVIAVLALRGVSENYAAGLVIQTRRPFVRGDVVRIADYEGVVTEINGRSVTVRQFDGAIAHIPNSTVISAPFLNESERTALRSEVEVRVRYTNRDDLDAVVQSIRTACAGVDSIVDGKHAEVLFVTIEPTRATLSVRYRHAPTHRGTSRSDMVAAVHAAVADRDAVVTSQRTDPPLTPPAVL; from the coding sequence ATGGCCACGCCGAACGCCAGCGACGCCGCAGGCTTCTTGGCGGGCCTCGATCCCTGGGATGTGGTGTTCGCCGTGCTCAGCGTCGTGCTGGGCATCGTGCTCGGCGTGCTCGCCAGGCGCGGAACGACGGCGGTTCTCGCCCGGGTGCCGAATCTGACCCCTGCCGTGGCGAAGCGCATCGCTTCTGGCGTGCGCACGACGCTGATCCTGCTGGGCGTCGGCATCGCGCTGTCCTTCCTCGGGGCCCCCATTCAGCCGGTGATCGCACTCGCGATCGTGCTCGGCGTGATCGCGGTGCTGGCGCTGCGCGGAGTGTCGGAGAACTACGCCGCGGGTCTCGTGATCCAGACAAGGCGTCCGTTCGTGCGCGGCGATGTGGTGCGCATCGCCGACTACGAGGGCGTCGTCACCGAGATCAACGGACGTTCGGTGACCGTGCGGCAGTTCGACGGCGCGATCGCGCACATCCCGAATTCCACGGTGATCTCCGCACCGTTCCTCAACGAGTCGGAGCGCACGGCGCTGCGCTCCGAGGTGGAGGTGCGCGTGCGCTACACGAACCGCGACGACCTGGATGCCGTGGTGCAGAGCATCCGCACCGCCTGCGCCGGCGTGGACTCCATCGTCGACGGCAAGCACGCCGAGGTGCTGTTCGTGACCATCGAGCCGACGAGGGCGACGCTGTCGGTGCGGTACCGGCACGCACCGACCCACCGCGGCACGTCGCGGTCGGACATGGTGGCCGCCGTGCACGCCGCTGTCGCGGACAGGGATGCCGTGGTCACGTCGCAGAGGACGGATCCGCCGCTCACCCCGCCCGCCGTGCTCTGA
- a CDS encoding ester cyclase — protein MTTAHDLKDVAEAGFRLIETGDESEAARIVSSDFVNHEAEDDPEDAERQERGPAGYLATATWLRDAFSDLRFELHEVAVDGDTVIAASIMSGRHTGVFQGIPPTGRHFAQKQVHIFHTRDGRITSHRAVRDDLGLLFQLGWKPNAR, from the coding sequence ATGACCACAGCACACGACCTGAAAGATGTCGCCGAAGCCGGATTCCGCCTGATCGAGACCGGGGACGAGTCCGAGGCGGCACGCATCGTCTCCTCCGACTTCGTCAATCACGAGGCCGAAGACGATCCGGAAGACGCCGAACGCCAGGAGCGCGGGCCCGCCGGCTATCTCGCAACGGCGACCTGGCTGCGCGACGCGTTCTCCGACCTGCGGTTCGAGCTCCACGAGGTCGCCGTCGACGGCGACACGGTGATCGCTGCCAGCATCATGTCCGGGCGCCACACCGGCGTGTTCCAGGGCATCCCGCCCACCGGCCGTCATTTCGCCCAGAAGCAGGTGCACATCTTCCACACGAGAGACGGCCGGATCACCAGCCACCGGGCCGTCCGCGACGATCTCGGTCTGCTCTTCCAGCTCGGCTGGAAGCCGAACGCGCGGTAG
- a CDS encoding PadR family transcriptional regulator, producing MKRGDSTRLFLLAELVRRGQAHGHELRREAKIGRTELWTDVGVGSIYTTLRRLNDEGLVEPVRTERPGLLPERTIYTITDEGRRELRVLRDEFLRTVELPADPFDLGLSVSDDVPQAELRAIIDDRIGTFRTRIEQLEHQQDAAGDYLDDRDRDLFAHLITRLRAEIAWHSAVADRITAEHDKKKTAPRDAKESS from the coding sequence ATGAAACGCGGAGACTCGACACGTCTGTTCCTGCTCGCCGAGCTCGTTCGGCGCGGGCAGGCGCACGGACACGAGCTGCGGCGCGAGGCGAAGATCGGCCGCACCGAGCTCTGGACCGACGTCGGCGTCGGCTCGATCTACACGACCTTGCGGCGCCTGAACGACGAGGGCCTGGTGGAGCCCGTGCGCACGGAACGCCCGGGGCTGCTTCCCGAACGCACCATCTACACGATCACCGACGAGGGCAGACGCGAGTTGCGCGTGCTCCGCGACGAGTTCCTGCGCACCGTCGAGCTGCCCGCCGATCCCTTCGACCTCGGCCTCTCCGTCTCCGACGACGTGCCGCAGGCCGAGCTGAGGGCGATCATCGACGACCGCATCGGCACGTTCCGAACCCGGATCGAGCAGCTCGAACATCAGCAGGATGCCGCCGGCGACTATCTCGACGACCGAGACCGCGACCTCTTCGCACATCTGATCACCAGGCTGCGTGCGGAGATCGCCTGGCACAGCGCGGTCGCCGACCGCATCACCGCCGAGCACGACAAGAAGAAGACAGCGCCACGCGACGCGAAGGAGTCATCATGA
- a CDS encoding SOS response-associated peptidase, which produces MCGRFAMDDDVNELITEFVAAGGDLHDWRPSYSIAPTDVVPIVRERVDRATGEVRRSVDGAVWNFHPAFMRDSKRPNFNARIETVASNGLWKGAFASSRAIVPMRGYYEWTGEAGHKRAHFLHATDGGLLAAAGIYAVRKVDDEWQVSTAIITREAKDASGAVHDRMPVFLQRDVWEEFLTPDKLDEPGKQNLVNLLSAESDRMAATITGYEVDPRVNNSRAVDPADASLIEPLAS; this is translated from the coding sequence ATGTGCGGACGTTTCGCGATGGATGACGACGTCAACGAGCTGATCACCGAGTTCGTCGCGGCGGGCGGCGACCTGCACGACTGGCGGCCCAGCTATTCGATCGCGCCGACCGACGTCGTCCCCATCGTGAGGGAGCGGGTCGACAGGGCGACGGGGGAGGTGCGCCGCAGCGTCGACGGCGCCGTCTGGAACTTCCACCCCGCGTTCATGCGCGATTCGAAGCGCCCGAACTTCAACGCCCGCATCGAGACGGTGGCCAGCAACGGCCTCTGGAAGGGTGCCTTCGCCTCGTCACGCGCCATCGTGCCGATGCGCGGCTACTACGAGTGGACGGGCGAGGCCGGCCACAAGCGCGCCCACTTCCTGCACGCCACCGACGGCGGTCTGCTCGCCGCCGCCGGCATCTATGCCGTGCGCAAGGTGGACGACGAATGGCAGGTGTCCACCGCCATCATCACGAGGGAGGCGAAGGATGCCTCCGGCGCGGTCCACGACCGCATGCCCGTGTTCCTTCAGCGCGACGTCTGGGAGGAGTTCCTCACACCCGACAAGCTCGACGAGCCGGGCAAGCAGAACCTGGTGAATCTGCTGTCCGCGGAGTCGGACCGCATGGCCGCCACGATCACCGGCTACGAGGTCGATCCCCGGGTCAACAACTCCCGCGCGGTCGACCCTGCGGATGCCTCGCTCATCGAGCCGCTGGCATCCTGA
- a CDS encoding DNA polymerase Y family protein, protein MRAAVAAGLAEGGHPVALIDKGMVFASSAEARREGVRRGLRVREAQARCAALTVLRYDRGLDQREFEPLLAAIEQAIPGVQPMRPGLCALRARGPARFYGGEDAAARELLRVAAEHGSPDACAGIADGPFAAEQAARAASRPRRSGGRVLIVEPGRSADFLAPLPVDALGFDAQLTTLLHRLGLDTIGTLAALDPLELEDRFGQAGVRAHALATGTERTVVVPRDPQAVLERSIAFEPGLERADEVTFAFRQTADDFVASLVRAKLVATAITIVARSESGAESERTWLHPRWFTASDVVDRVRWQLEGAGAGSGLDSAVVEVTVKPEAVDAAGHHEDGLFGGGPDERVHHALSRVQSMLGHEAVGTPAVGGGRMLADRAVLVPWGDRASDAVAHDRAKPWPGSLPPPLPATVYAPPARCAVVAASGAAVDVDDAGELTADPVGFSPAPGRPPVAVSGWAGPWPVEERWWDTDAARSVHRLQLVDSDGGAWLVLLEHGEWMLEARYD, encoded by the coding sequence GTGCGCGCGGCGGTGGCCGCTGGGCTGGCGGAGGGCGGGCATCCTGTCGCGCTCATCGACAAGGGGATGGTGTTCGCCTCATCGGCCGAGGCGCGTCGCGAGGGGGTGCGGCGGGGGCTGCGGGTGCGGGAGGCGCAGGCGCGCTGTGCCGCGCTCACCGTGCTGCGGTACGACAGGGGTCTCGACCAGCGCGAGTTCGAGCCGCTGCTGGCCGCTATCGAGCAAGCGATTCCCGGCGTGCAGCCCATGCGGCCGGGGTTGTGCGCGCTGCGTGCCCGCGGTCCTGCACGGTTCTACGGCGGGGAGGATGCCGCCGCCCGCGAGCTGCTGCGCGTCGCCGCCGAGCACGGCTCCCCCGATGCGTGCGCGGGCATCGCCGACGGACCGTTCGCCGCCGAGCAGGCCGCGCGCGCGGCATCCCGTCCCCGTCGATCGGGTGGCCGGGTGCTGATCGTGGAGCCGGGCCGGTCGGCGGATTTTCTGGCGCCTCTGCCCGTCGACGCGCTCGGATTCGACGCGCAGCTGACGACGCTGCTGCATCGACTCGGACTGGACACCATCGGGACGCTCGCCGCACTGGATCCTCTGGAGCTCGAAGACCGGTTCGGTCAGGCGGGCGTGCGCGCCCATGCGCTCGCCACCGGGACGGAGCGCACCGTCGTGGTGCCGCGCGATCCGCAGGCCGTGCTGGAGCGATCGATCGCGTTCGAGCCCGGACTGGAGCGGGCGGACGAGGTGACGTTCGCGTTCAGGCAGACGGCCGACGACTTCGTGGCATCCCTGGTGCGCGCGAAGCTCGTCGCCACGGCGATCACGATCGTGGCCCGCTCGGAGTCCGGCGCGGAGAGCGAGCGCACGTGGCTGCACCCGAGGTGGTTCACGGCATCCGACGTCGTCGACAGGGTGCGCTGGCAGCTCGAGGGTGCAGGCGCGGGCAGTGGGCTGGACTCCGCCGTCGTCGAGGTGACGGTGAAGCCGGAGGCGGTGGATGCCGCCGGCCACCACGAAGACGGGCTGTTCGGCGGCGGTCCGGACGAGCGGGTGCATCACGCGCTCTCCAGGGTGCAGAGCATGCTCGGGCACGAGGCTGTCGGCACGCCCGCCGTGGGCGGCGGTCGCATGCTCGCCGATCGCGCCGTGCTCGTGCCGTGGGGCGATCGGGCCTCGGATGCCGTTGCCCATGACCGCGCGAAGCCCTGGCCGGGATCTCTCCCACCCCCGCTGCCCGCCACGGTGTACGCGCCGCCCGCGCGGTGTGCCGTGGTGGCGGCATCCGGGGCCGCCGTCGACGTGGACGACGCGGGCGAGCTCACGGCGGACCCCGTCGGCTTCTCCCCCGCGCCAGGCAGGCCGCCCGTCGCCGTCTCCGGTTGGGCGGGGCCGTGGCCCGTCGAGGAACGCTGGTGGGATACGGACGCTGCCCGCAGCGTGCACCGTCTGCAGCTCGTCGACTCCGACGGCGGCGCGTGGCTCGTGCTGCTCGAACACGGCGAGTGGATGCTCGAGGCCCGCTATGACTGA
- a CDS encoding error-prone DNA polymerase codes for MGWKNPPVPWSEIERTLSGRRPPEGDLAALDSPARSVKRHTYRGEPITPIDGPYVPYAELHAHSHYSFLDGASAPERLVEEAVRLRLNAIALTDHDGMYGVVRLAEAAEIHTMVKTVFGAELSLRLGKPQNGEADPEGTHLLVLARGEEGYHRLAGAITDAQLHPDAEKGRPLYDLHVLAEQAGGRWTVLTGCRKGAVRQALAGGADAAGSMPDIGAASRALDELVDLFGADHVVVELFDTGSPLDTVHNDALFALAKRKGLASVATGLVHYASKAERPLATAMAAVRARRSLDELDGWLPAASTTGLRTGAEMAKRFARYPGVIERSVEIADSHAFSLRSAKPKLPKQDVPDGHTPMTYLRRLVDEGIAERYPPDYAHASAEAVRARMEKELSVIEAKDFPGYFLIVHDIVRFARDKGILCQGRGSAANSAVCYALGITAIDSIEYNLPFERFLSSLRPEEPDIDVDFDARRREEVIQHVFDKYGRRNAAQVANVISYRPKNAVRDMAKALGHSTGQQDAWSKQVERYGPDVFTGDHDIPDAVVALSKQLLTAPRHLGIHSGGMVLTDRPVGEVVPIERARMAKRTVLQWDKGDCEWMGLVKFDLLGLGMLAALQYMFDMIGQHLGEAWTLASIPKEESAVYDMLCRADAIGVFQVESRAQLGTLPRLLPRAFYDLVIEVALIRPGPIQGGAVHPYIRRRAHKETVTYAHEDLKPVLKRTLGIPLFQEQVMQMAMAVGDCSAADADLLRRAMGSKRGVEKIESLREKVFAGMARRGLDDEQANGIWAQIEAFADFGFAESHALSFALLVYASAWLKLHYPAAFLAALIKAQPMGFYSAQSLTQDAVRHGVIARHVDINRSGVHPDLEPVDERVGRATDGTIVGAAPTEDAVVTAGGMASCLDRKQPPIPQKFDRADPDASASHRRDGALAVRLGLAGVNTIGEKHAQRIVDERDARGPYSSMDDLARRVGLTTPQLEALSAAGAFESLGLTRRQSLWAAGPASRERRDYLPSTAVFVQPPLLPMLTESEQVVYDLWATGVSPGDHPMRHVRQAMTTRGIRSIADLQRVETGTRVEVAGVVTHRQRPATASGITFMNIEDEGGMLNVICSVGVWGRYRRIARESAALVVRGILERSEEGVLNLVADRFESLVLKARTVSRDFQ; via the coding sequence ATGGGCTGGAAGAACCCGCCGGTGCCGTGGTCGGAGATCGAGCGCACGCTGTCGGGGCGCCGTCCGCCGGAGGGCGACCTCGCTGCGCTGGACTCCCCCGCCCGCAGCGTGAAGCGGCACACGTACCGTGGTGAGCCGATCACTCCGATCGACGGCCCGTACGTGCCGTACGCGGAATTGCATGCGCACTCCCACTACAGCTTTCTCGACGGCGCCAGCGCACCGGAGCGGCTGGTCGAGGAGGCGGTCAGGCTGCGGCTGAACGCCATCGCACTGACCGACCACGACGGCATGTACGGCGTGGTGCGGCTCGCGGAGGCGGCCGAGATCCACACCATGGTGAAGACGGTGTTCGGTGCCGAGCTCTCGCTGAGGCTGGGCAAGCCGCAGAACGGCGAGGCCGACCCGGAAGGCACGCACCTGCTCGTGCTCGCACGCGGCGAGGAGGGCTACCACCGGCTGGCGGGCGCGATCACCGACGCACAACTGCATCCCGATGCGGAGAAGGGGCGGCCGCTCTACGACCTGCACGTCCTGGCGGAGCAGGCGGGCGGGCGCTGGACGGTGCTCACCGGGTGTCGCAAGGGCGCCGTGCGGCAGGCGCTGGCCGGCGGTGCGGATGCTGCGGGATCGATGCCCGACATCGGGGCGGCATCCCGAGCACTCGACGAGCTCGTCGACCTGTTCGGCGCCGACCACGTGGTGGTCGAGCTGTTCGACACCGGATCCCCGTTGGACACCGTGCACAACGATGCGCTGTTCGCGTTGGCGAAGCGCAAGGGACTGGCGTCCGTCGCCACAGGCCTCGTGCACTACGCGTCGAAGGCGGAGCGGCCGCTCGCGACGGCGATGGCCGCGGTGCGCGCCAGGCGCAGCCTGGACGAGCTCGACGGCTGGCTGCCGGCAGCCTCGACCACCGGGCTGCGCACCGGAGCGGAGATGGCGAAGCGGTTCGCCCGCTATCCCGGCGTGATCGAGCGGAGCGTCGAGATCGCCGACAGCCACGCGTTCTCCCTGAGGTCGGCCAAGCCCAAGCTGCCCAAGCAGGACGTGCCAGACGGACACACGCCGATGACGTACCTGCGCCGGCTCGTCGATGAAGGCATCGCCGAGCGGTATCCGCCCGACTACGCGCACGCGAGCGCCGAAGCGGTGCGTGCGCGCATGGAGAAGGAGCTGTCGGTGATCGAGGCGAAGGACTTCCCCGGTTACTTCCTCATCGTGCACGACATCGTGCGGTTCGCGCGCGACAAAGGCATCCTCTGCCAGGGCCGCGGATCGGCCGCGAACTCGGCCGTCTGCTATGCGCTGGGAATCACCGCGATCGACTCCATCGAGTACAACCTGCCGTTCGAGCGCTTCCTCTCCAGCCTGCGGCCCGAGGAGCCCGACATCGACGTGGACTTCGACGCGCGGCGGCGCGAAGAGGTCATCCAGCACGTGTTCGACAAATACGGCCGCCGCAATGCGGCTCAGGTGGCGAACGTGATCAGCTACCGCCCGAAGAACGCGGTGCGTGACATGGCGAAGGCGCTCGGTCATTCCACAGGGCAGCAGGATGCCTGGTCGAAGCAGGTGGAACGCTACGGCCCCGACGTGTTCACGGGCGACCACGACATTCCGGATGCCGTCGTCGCGCTCTCGAAACAGCTGCTGACCGCGCCGCGGCACCTGGGCATCCACTCCGGCGGCATGGTGCTCACCGACCGGCCGGTGGGCGAGGTCGTGCCGATCGAGCGCGCCCGCATGGCCAAGCGCACGGTGCTGCAGTGGGACAAGGGCGACTGCGAATGGATGGGCCTGGTCAAGTTCGACCTGCTCGGCCTCGGCATGCTCGCCGCCCTGCAGTACATGTTCGACATGATCGGGCAGCACCTCGGCGAGGCCTGGACACTCGCCTCGATCCCGAAGGAGGAGTCCGCGGTCTACGACATGTTGTGCAGGGCGGACGCCATCGGTGTGTTCCAGGTGGAGAGCCGCGCCCAACTCGGCACGCTCCCCCGGCTGCTCCCCCGCGCGTTTTACGACCTCGTGATCGAGGTGGCGCTCATCCGGCCGGGGCCGATCCAGGGCGGGGCGGTGCACCCGTACATCCGTCGGCGCGCTCACAAGGAGACGGTGACGTATGCCCACGAGGATCTGAAGCCGGTGCTGAAGCGCACGCTGGGCATCCCGCTGTTCCAGGAGCAGGTGATGCAGATGGCGATGGCGGTCGGCGACTGCTCCGCCGCGGACGCCGACCTGCTGCGCCGGGCCATGGGGTCCAAGCGCGGCGTCGAGAAGATCGAGTCGCTGCGCGAGAAAGTGTTCGCCGGCATGGCCCGGCGCGGGCTCGACGACGAGCAGGCGAACGGCATCTGGGCGCAGATCGAGGCGTTCGCCGACTTCGGCTTCGCCGAGAGCCACGCGCTGAGCTTCGCGCTGCTCGTCTACGCCAGCGCGTGGCTCAAGCTGCACTACCCCGCAGCGTTTCTCGCCGCGCTCATCAAGGCGCAGCCGATGGGCTTCTACTCGGCGCAGAGCCTCACCCAAGACGCGGTGCGGCACGGCGTGATCGCGCGGCACGTCGACATCAACCGCTCAGGCGTGCACCCCGACCTCGAGCCGGTCGATGAGCGGGTCGGCCGCGCGACCGACGGGACGATCGTCGGCGCCGCGCCGACCGAGGATGCCGTCGTGACGGCGGGCGGCATGGCTTCCTGCCTCGATCGGAAGCAGCCGCCCATTCCGCAGAAGTTCGACCGCGCCGACCCGGATGCCTCCGCCTCCCACCGCAGAGACGGCGCGCTCGCCGTGCGTCTCGGCCTCGCCGGCGTGAACACCATCGGCGAGAAGCATGCTCAGCGCATCGTGGACGAGCGGGATGCCCGTGGCCCCTACTCCAGCATGGACGACCTCGCCCGCCGCGTTGGGCTCACGACACCGCAGCTGGAGGCGTTGTCGGCGGCGGGCGCGTTCGAGTCGCTGGGGCTCACTCGCAGGCAGTCGCTGTGGGCGGCGGGACCGGCGTCCAGGGAGCGGCGGGACTACCTGCCGTCCACCGCCGTGTTCGTGCAGCCGCCGTTGCTGCCGATGCTGACGGAGTCGGAGCAGGTCGTGTACGACCTGTGGGCGACGGGGGTGTCACCCGGCGACCACCCGATGCGGCATGTGCGGCAGGCGATGACGACGCGGGGCATCCGGTCCATCGCCGACCTGCAGCGGGTGGAGACGGGCACCCGCGTCGAGGTCGCCGGCGTGGTCACCCACAGGCAGCGCCCCGCGACGGCGAGCGGCATCACGTTCATGAACATCGAAGACGAGGGCGGCATGCTCAACGTGATCTGCAGCGTCGGGGTGTGGGGGCGCTACCGCAGGATCGCGCGCGAATCCGCCGCGCTGGTGGTGCGAGGCATCCTGGAGCGCAGCGAAGAGGGCGTGCTGAACCTCGTCGCCGACCGGTTCGAGTCACTGGTGCTGAAGGCGCGCACCGTCTCGCGCGATTTCCAGTGA
- a CDS encoding CsbD family protein: MGNEEKFENKKEELWGKGKEAVGDATGDDELKAQGKFDQTKANLKQAGEKVKDAFTDND; this comes from the coding sequence ATGGGCAACGAAGAGAAGTTCGAGAACAAGAAGGAAGAGCTCTGGGGCAAGGGCAAGGAGGCGGTCGGAGACGCGACCGGCGACGACGAGCTGAAGGCCCAGGGCAAGTTCGACCAGACCAAGGCGAATCTCAAGCAGGCGGGCGAAAAGGTGAAGGACGCCTTCACCGACAACGACTGA
- a CDS encoding DUF6328 family protein yields MDHAESDDADDIPGDGRTETLVQRSDRNWADILQELRVTQTGTQIITGFLLALAFQPRFTTLDTFSAVVYLVLVCLAAAATALNLTPVTLHRWLFRRHVKPELVVIGNVVLRVTLATVGLLVVGVVLFIFDVVVSREAGLIAGGITVAVVVALWIVLPLAARRMRE; encoded by the coding sequence GTGGATCACGCTGAAAGCGACGACGCGGACGACATTCCGGGCGACGGCCGCACGGAGACCCTGGTGCAGCGCTCCGACCGCAACTGGGCGGACATCCTGCAGGAGCTGCGCGTCACCCAGACCGGAACACAGATCATCACCGGATTCCTTCTGGCGCTCGCGTTCCAGCCCAGGTTCACGACGCTCGACACCTTCTCCGCGGTCGTCTACCTCGTGCTGGTGTGTCTGGCCGCCGCCGCGACGGCGCTCAACCTCACGCCCGTGACCCTGCACCGCTGGCTGTTCCGCCGGCACGTGAAGCCCGAGCTGGTGGTGATCGGCAACGTCGTTCTGCGCGTCACGCTGGCCACTGTCGGACTTCTCGTGGTCGGCGTGGTGCTCTTCATCTTCGACGTCGTGGTGTCGCGGGAGGCGGGCCTCATCGCGGGCGGCATCACCGTTGCCGTCGTCGTCGCACTCTGGATCGTGCTGCCGCTCGCGGCGAGGCGCATGCGGGAATGA